CACCAGGAAGAAGGCGGCAAGCAGCCCTATTTCGTCCGCGCGGAAGAGGGCCTGTTGTGGGCGGCGGGCCTGTGGGACACCGGCCTAGACCGCCTGTCCGCCACGATTGTCACCACTGCAGCGACGGAAGAAATGGAGTGGCTGCACCACCGCCTGCCGCGGTTCTTGGCGGCCGAAGAAATGCGTACCTGGCTGGAGGGCAGCCCCGAGGAAGCCGCTGAGCTGCTCTTGCCGACGCCCCTCCGTGGCTTCCACACCCACCCCGCCGACAAGGCCGTGGGCAGCGTATCCAACGATTATCCGGAGCTACTCGGCGAGTAGATCGGCAAAGCTGGCAGAGCACAGCTCTGCGAGGTCCTCCGCATTGAGCTCGATATCGAGCCCGCGGCGCCCGCCGGAAATAAAGACGGTATCGAAAAGGACGGCGGTTTCCTCAATGACCGTGGGCAGCGGGTTTTTCTGGCCCAGCGGGGAAATGCCGCCGGGAATGTATCCGGAGGATTTGGACGCGTCATGCGGAACCGCCATGGCAGCCTTAGAAACGCCGTGGGCAGCCGCGGCCTTCTTGAGACTCAGGTGGTGGGTGGTAGGGATGACGCACACCGCCAACTGCCGCTTGGGCCCTTTTCCCGCCGTTAAATCGATGACCAGGGTTTTGAGCACGCGTTCCGGCTCTACCTCGAGGGCCGCGGCGGCGTGATCGCCGAAGTGATCCTTGCCCGCCTCAAAGGTGTAGACGTGGTGGTCTACGCCGGCATCTTCCACGACTTTGAGCGCTGGGGTGGCTGCATGCGGGGACTTTTTAGACATGACTGGGATTCTAACGCGACGCGTTAGGATAGAAATTGTGGCTAAAGAAACAATCAGCGAAAAGGAGCTGCAGCGCCGCTTCGAAGCAGAAGCGCTGCCCCTGCTAGACCAGCTCTACGGCGGTGCCCTGCGCATGACGCGCAATCCGCAAGATGCTGAGGATCTCGTGCAGGAGACCTACCTCAAGGCCTATAAGTCCTTTCATTCCTTCAAGCAAGGTACAAACCTTAAGGCGTGGCTGTATCGCATCATGACCAATAACTACATCAACTCCTACCGCAAGGCGAAGCGCCGGCCCACGGAGTCCTCGGCCGATGACCTGAGCGATTTTCAGCTCTATACCACTGCTGGGCACGATTCCACTGGCCTGGAATCCGCCGAGGTATCAGCGCTTAAAGACATGCCGGACGCCACCATTTCAGAGGCCATGAATGACCTGCCCGATGACTACCGAATGGTGGTGTACTACGCGGACGTAGAGGGCCTGGCGTATAAAGAGATTGCAGAAATCATGGATACTCCGCTGGGCACGGTGATGTCCCGGTTGCACCGGGGAAGAAAATTGCTCCGGAAAGCGTTGAAAGACGTGGCACGAGAACAAGGCATTGGATTAGAACACCCAGACATGGAGGAGAAGTAATGGACCGCGCAACGGAACACAACTGTGGTGCGTGTAGCTCCCCAGAGGTACAGGCCCTCCTGTGCGAGCTTCTCGATGAATCCACCACCTATGCCCGCGCACTCGCTATCCGCGAGCACATCGCCCAGTGCGACTACTGCCAACAGCGCCTCGAGAGCGAGGAGATTATCCGCTCCCTGGTGCGCAACTGCTGTAACGGCCAGGCCAAGGCGCCGCAGGCGCTGCGCCGCCGCATTTCGGTAGAGATCACCCGCATCGACACGGCGTGGTAGGCACTGTCGCTCACCCCGCTGTGGTGGGGTCATGGTCTCCTGATCTTCCAACTTTTTGCTTGAGTCCATACTGATCGGGCCGAATTGAGTGCGGAAGGGCCGAATTGAGACCCCAATGTGTTCAATTCGGCCCGATCACATTGGACTTAAGGCACGGAGTGGTCAAGTGGGGAGCTAGGAGACGACATCGATGTGCGTCTGACATAGCAAAAGCCCGGTTCTACGGTCGAAGTGACCGAGGGAACCGGGCTTTGAGTAATGCTGTGCGTTATGCGCCAGGACGCTTGCCGTGATTAGCGGACTTCTTGCGGCGATCCTTGCGCTTGCGACCACGCTTGCTCATTGCGCACTCCTTCGTTGAGGGTATCTGAACTTTATTCAACTGTAGCGGCTAAGGGCGCCGAAACGAAAATTGGGGGCCGGTTATTAAGCGGAAACGCGGGCGCGGCCACGGCCGCGGTTGCGGCGACGCTTGAGGGCGCGGCGCTCCTCTTCAGACAGGCCGCCCCAGACGCCGGCGTCCAGGCCGGACTCCAGTGCCCACTTCAGGCAGGAAGAGGCAACAGGGCAGCGGTTGCAGACCAGCTTGGCCTTAGCGATTTGGGTAAGTGCAGGACCAGAATTGCCTACAGGGAAGAACAGCTCGGGGTCTTCGTCGCGGCAAACAGCTTCGTGGCGCCAATCCATGATTGATATCTCCTAACAAAAATTCGACAGCAGTAAGCACAAGCGCTTTTCATGAAAATGAAAAGCAACCAATGCCAGGGTGGGTGGTTGTGTGAACTGGTCTGCGTGCAGTGGGGCCCGGTCTCGAGGTCGGGCCAGCGTCGCCGCCGCCAATGGTTCACATTGTGGTTACTTGAAGTTTCCTTCAAGTTAAGAAGAGGTTTACGTCCTCTTTCTTTTTGCTACCCAAGAATCATGACATGTTTACTCAGGCTCCGCTAGGGGTAGAGGCGAAATTGTGGTCAACCTCACGTGAATGAAACTAGTGTGGGGGTCATTTGGATCCACGATTGAGTTGAAAGAAGCCTGTGAGAAACGCGCTGAACTGGCGCATTGTCCAAAAAACATTGAGTGTGGTGACTAAAGAAGCGTCAAATCTGCCCGGCTAACCCCTGCCCCCGCGAAACCTGAGTGGCGCACAAGGAAATGGCCTCGACCGGTGAGTAGACTGTGGGTTTGTGTCTAAGCAGAAGAAAAAGCAGGTAAACAAAAAGCAAAGTGTTTCCTCCGCGCAGCCGGCGCGTGAGGAGAAGGCCCAGCAGGGCGCGCCACAGCCGGTCCTCCTGGCCGCAGCGCTCGCCGTGGTTCAGTCAGTCGCCGTCATCTGCTTCGGTATCTTCCTGATTGTGCGCGAGGTGACCGGCGCAGAAAATGGTTCCATGGTCTCGGACTCTGGCTCCGGGAGCTTTGTGGGGCTGGGCACCGCACTATTTATCTTTATTGTCTTTGGCTTTGTCATCGTCGGTGCTTGGGCCATGGTCAAGGGAAAGCGCTGGGGTAGGGGAGCCATTATCCTGGTCGAGCTCATCTTGGCAGCGAGCTCCTTCCAGATGTTTAGCGGAGGATCGCCGCTACTTGGTGCGGTGACCTTGGCGAGCGCCGCCGTAGTCATCTTCCTGCTGATGTTCGTCCGCGCCTCCACGGAGTGGGCGGCAGCAAACTTCTAAGTTCGCTGCCACGCACGCAAAGGGCCGCGCCCCGGGTAAATCCGGAAGGCGCGGCCCTTTCTGTAGCGGAGGGTGTTAATCGGCGCTTAGGCCCACGACCTGATCGCCGCGGGTTTCCACGATGGTGTCGCCCGCCAAGGTGAGGTAGACGGGGCCGTGGTAGCTGCCGCGATCAACCGGGATGGTTCGCAGAGCCTTGCCGGTGGACCAATCCATGACAGCAATGCCTTCTTGGGTAGGCACCAACATGTGCTCGTCGACGGCGATGGGGGTGCCGATGGCATCTTCTACCACGTGATCCACTGCGAGGTCGCTTGGCTTAAAGAGATAAAGGCGGGAGCCATCAAACCAGGTCATGTGGTGCGGCAGGTCCGCGGTTGCCGGGGCGAACGGGGAGGCGCCTGCGTCAATGTCTGGAGAGGGCTCTGCCGAAGTAGAGTCCAGCTTTTCGCCCTTATTGTTATAGGACTCGATTGTGGGATTCGGTCCTGGGCGGTAGACGGCGGCGGCCTTTTGTCCCACGGCGATAAGGCGGGCGCCGTCGGTAGCTATGTCCACATCGGCAGCGATATCGGGCTCACGGGAATCATCAGGGGTGGTGTCTTGGAAGCGCAGCCAGGTGGTGCCCGGCTTATCGGGGCAGGACTCGGTCAGTGCCAAATTCTCGGTACGGGTAAGCGCGGAGCTAATGGTGCAGTCCTCATGCGGTTGCTTGTCCGGCTCCTGCTTAGCTTCCACGTCACCGTATTCCACGGTGCGCACCATATCGGAGCGCCACAGATCGATGCGGTCGGTCGAGACCGTTCCTACCCGGTCATTGGAGGAAATGGGTACTACTTTCTCCGAGTTGACGGCGCTGCGGGTGCTGTCATACTCGCCAGTCGCAGCTTCAATTGCCACGGTATCCCCGCAGCCCACGCCGGTTTTATACGACGCCACGATCTTGCCCCACGCAGTAGACAGCGAGCAGAGATCAGCATCCGTGCGCTCATAAGTCCACGCCTCGGAGCCATCCGGGTTGGTGGCGGTGAGCGTGTGATCGGCGTGCGTGATGGTCAGTCCGTGTGCCGAGACTGCCCGGTATTGGCCGGGTACTGGTTCATTGGGGAGGCTGAAGGACTCGTGGAGGGCATCGGGGACGTCGGCAAGCGCGGGTGCATCCTTATCCCCAGGAACGGCCGCTTGGCTCAGATGCGCCTGATTAATATTGGCGGTGATAGCCGCCCCACCGACCGCGATGGCGCAGACCACGGCAATAATGCCGGTAGCCTTCCAATCGGCGGGCGTTGAGCGCAAAATGGGAGCTTTAGTCATCGGCGGCCTCCTCGCCGGCGCCGGGAGCTGCCGCGGCGCGCGGTGGTACGGGTGGGGGATTTCTCGCGGACAGGAACTTGGCCCACGACCTTGGTCTCAGGGCCGACAGTCTCCTCTACCTCCGCGGGGATGTCTAGAGCCTGGGCCAGCTCCGGGGACGTGGAGAACCACTGCGGTGGATTCGGCTCACCCAAATCCAGCTCATCATTAATAACCTGCCATTTGCCCAGCTCATCGTAGCCCACCAAGGTGATGGCGGTGCCGGTATGGCCGGCGCGACCCGTGCGGCCGATGCGGTGGACAAAGGTCATCGGATCATCCGGAACCTGGTAGTTGATGACGTGGGTGACATCATCAACGTCGATGCCGCGGGCGGCAATATCAGTGGCGACCAAGATATCCACCTGGCCGGTGCGGAAGGCATGGAGCGACTTCTCGCGCGACTTTTGTCCCAGATCGCCGTGGACTGCACCCACGTGGAAGCCGCGCCGGGCAAGGTCATCGGCCAGCTGGGCGGCCGCGCGCTTGGTGCGGGCGAAGATGATGGTGCGCCCGCGGCCGGCGGCCTGCAGGGAGTGTGCAACCACGGCAACCTTATCCATGCGGTGGGCCTGGAAGGTGACCTTGCGAGTGGAGGAATGGGTGAAATCCTGCTCGCCGGATTCGGCACGGATATGGATGGGTTTTTCCATAAACCGGCGGGCGAGCGTCAAAATCGCGCCCGGCATCGTGGCGGAAAAGAGCATGGTTTGGTGGGCATTGCCATCGAGTGCCTTGAGGATAGCCTCCACCGAGGGCAAAAAGCCCAAGTCCAGCATCTCGTCGGCC
This genomic stretch from Corynebacterium tuberculostearicum harbors:
- the ybaK gene encoding Cys-tRNA(Pro) deacylase → MSKKSPHAATPALKVVEDAGVDHHVYTFEAGKDHFGDHAAAALEVEPERVLKTLVIDLTAGKGPKRQLAVCVIPTTHHLSLKKAAAAHGVSKAAMAVPHDASKSSGYIPGGISPLGQKNPLPTVIEETAVLFDTVFISGGRRGLDIELNAEDLAELCSASFADLLAE
- a CDS encoding sigma-70 family RNA polymerase sigma factor — its product is MAKETISEKELQRRFEAEALPLLDQLYGGALRMTRNPQDAEDLVQETYLKAYKSFHSFKQGTNLKAWLYRIMTNNYINSYRKAKRRPTESSADDLSDFQLYTTAGHDSTGLESAEVSALKDMPDATISEAMNDLPDDYRMVVYYADVEGLAYKEIAEIMDTPLGTVMSRLHRGRKLLRKALKDVAREQGIGLEHPDMEEK
- a CDS encoding DEAD/DEAH box helicase, with the translated sequence MKSQPPSFADLGVAAEICDGLATRGITRTFAIQELTLPIALSGQDLIGQARTGMGKTYGFGVPLLDRVFDDADIDELDGTPRALVVVPTRELAQQVTEDLQVAAAHLPVRLASIYGGRPYEEQIKKLNKGVDVIIGTPGRLIDLHERGNLQLDRVAILVLDEADEMLDLGFLPSVEAILKALDGNAHQTMLFSATMPGAILTLARRFMEKPIHIRAESGEQDFTHSSTRKVTFQAHRMDKVAVVAHSLQAAGRGRTIIFARTKRAAAQLADDLARRGFHVGAVHGDLGQKSREKSLHAFRTGQVDILVATDIAARGIDVDDVTHVINYQVPDDPMTFVHRIGRTGRAGHTGTAITLVGYDELGKWQVINDELDLGEPNPPQWFSTSPELAQALDIPAEVEETVGPETKVVGQVPVREKSPTRTTARRGSSRRRRGGRR
- a CDS encoding anti-sigma factor: MDRATEHNCGACSSPEVQALLCELLDESTTYARALAIREHIAQCDYCQQRLESEEIIRSLVRNCCNGQAKAPQALRRRISVEITRIDTAW
- a CDS encoding Rv3212 family protein produces the protein MTKAPILRSTPADWKATGIIAVVCAIAVGGAAITANINQAHLSQAAVPGDKDAPALADVPDALHESFSLPNEPVPGQYRAVSAHGLTITHADHTLTATNPDGSEAWTYERTDADLCSLSTAWGKIVASYKTGVGCGDTVAIEAATGEYDSTRSAVNSEKVVPISSNDRVGTVSTDRIDLWRSDMVRTVEYGDVEAKQEPDKQPHEDCTISSALTRTENLALTESCPDKPGTTWLRFQDTTPDDSREPDIAADVDIATDGARLIAVGQKAAAVYRPGPNPTIESYNNKGEKLDSTSAEPSPDIDAGASPFAPATADLPHHMTWFDGSRLYLFKPSDLAVDHVVEDAIGTPIAVDEHMLVPTQEGIAVMDWSTGKALRTIPVDRGSYHGPVYLTLAGDTIVETRGDQVVGLSAD
- a CDS encoding WhiB family transcriptional regulator — its product is MDWRHEAVCRDEDPELFFPVGNSGPALTQIAKAKLVCNRCPVASSCLKWALESGLDAGVWGGLSEEERRALKRRRNRGRGRARVSA
- a CDS encoding 50S ribosomal protein bL37, which codes for MSKRGRKRKDRRKKSANHGKRPGA